A stretch of Gallus gallus isolate bGalGal1 chromosome 2, bGalGal1.mat.broiler.GRCg7b, whole genome shotgun sequence DNA encodes these proteins:
- the KIAA1462 gene encoding junctional protein associated with coronary artery disease isoform X4: MQGLAAAHGAPRHPKDAQLKVGLSTEYVRRSGLPESCEGPGECKWQNLRTESWNQPKKVGRQMSDGDREKLLQELYSLTLGDDVLGSHNKGKSQSLPRVLLQESMRCVEMPSLTNSNNSLSVSKAPSYPSHRLTVESAKHHETGGHFLPLVKPKYGRPLKPPSYELQRQSRAPAETVGFQDHYQKDEPIPYLAKASEPRQDPCVQDPALEPPVYVPPPSYKSPPHHTASPHPLSEVPNNATYASSDQQDTAERAVACQRPAVNSVEMGAAPCKDNHLPPGKQSHLRRPADYLRSVQYIPFDDPRIRHIKIAPPGGLQDNIKYIDNAHSPSSGTLQERDLEVQCNSAFLDASHKSSSVKGERTSDSSAHSSRWLAPSVRDQENCALLDQRDSCSTANHSPCNEASTEYTKGKLLVRNSHMDSTCETVTKVKKFEPGTGMQSKKSSKKKMNETIFCLVSIPVKSESNLPDTDRNNNITQSPDKNGFDNNGALQEQSLLSMSSTDLELQALTGSMTNKNELQKQELWRPEEFKQMNDLRFIQPAKHRELKYSGSWPGDQYKDQQTQTSFSEEPKNPQIFHGTKPGQPSSNKPLSPKQLGCTASTAGSKQTGSPSDDRGCRQGAYGMKGQMYLSQSSNSAFSRTATSIPQASSPKGHQSQPLPTQEREAGLPPRADVVKAEAGAPCNSKELFGQFLLKPVSRRPWDAISELESFNKELQGQEESMSSEEDLESAGASPQPCALPQRRSPRNGNQEPKRGGKLETVVPEVPVFKSGRVKSKSESWSTGTEHGAEMDCVGSQCSSQPGGSNEGVRPADGSLITEMRTEEAKNRANSQPVRPGPIKRFLSSSPSSSYHGNPFNNPVLQEMSEDQNYLHFVKLSKGAAPQNDTKLERGSAVCLSLTKRNQGCSEPDLRAVGLDTAPGPGASNSDHSSNANSVEIPVNESLQARAARILGIEIAVESLLPDDHVGPQPGARPASDAHDFGSSAESTVSGKEGKKDSSYEGRRKCGWTESALFVGERDRSLYPDECQTTHQEGSSKMLVKEQAFEQPVSPSQGGDQNLVSKPTVCQHSEKRVRSTSKVIETLQGKLTSPPSRTAMDRLVRMKEVDSVSRMRRLSIKSADSGEEVDEEKLSKVHEERGSKLATSGAVSKRVISLSENGYLGGMDKKKIDRDFSLDTYDPTKVEKV; this comes from the coding sequence ATGCAAGGTTTGGCCGCGGCCCATGGGGCACCCAGGCACCCCAAGGATGCCCAGCTGAAagtggggctgagcacagagTACGTCAGGAGAAGCGGCTTGCCCGAGAGCTGTGAGGGGCCTGGGGAATGCAAATGGCAGAACTTGAGAACAGAAAGCTGGAACCAGCCAAAAAAGGTAGGAAGGCAAATGTCGGATGGTGACAGAGAGAAACTGCTCCAAGAGCTGTATTCGCTGACTCTGGGAGATGATGTCCTAGGCTCCCACAACAAAGGGAAATCGCAGTCCTTGCCTAGAGTCCTTCTGCAGGAGAGCATGAGGTGTGTGGAAATGCCCTCCCTAACCAACAGCAACAACTCCCTCAGCGTAAGTAAAGCCCCCTCCTATCCCTCACACAGACTGACTGTGGAATCGGCCAAGCACCATGAAACGGGAGgccatttccttcccctggtgaagcccAAGTATGGGAGACCTCTGAAGCCTCCATCCTATGAACTGCAGCGACAGAGCAGGGCACCTGCCGAAACTGTTGGTTTTCAGGACCACTACCAGAAGGATGAACCCATTCCCTATTTAGCCAAAGCAAGTGAGCCGAGGCAAGATCCTTGTGTTCAAGACCCTGCTTTGGAGCCCCCGGTCTATGTACCTCCTCCTTCTTACAAATCCCCACCTCACCATACCGCGAGCCCACATCCCCTCAGTGAAGTGCCTAACAATGCCACGTATGCCAGCAGTGATCAGCAGGACACTGCAGAGCGGGCTGTTGCCTGCCAACGACCAGCTGTGAACAGTGTTGAAATGGGGGCCGCACCTTGCAAAGACAACCATCTTCCTCCTGGGAAGCAAAGCCATTTGAGGCGCCCCGCTGACTACCTGCGTTCTGTTCAGTATATTCCCTTTGATGATCCTCGAATACGGCATATTAAAATTGCACCACCCGGAGGTCTGCAGGACAACATTAAATACATTGACAATGCACATAGTCCCAGTTCCGGTACTTTGCAAGAGAGAGATCTTGAAGTACAGTGCAACAGTGCCTTTTTGGATGCATCACACAAATCCAGTTCTGTAAAGGGAGAAAGAACTTCTGACAGCTCCGCCCACAGCAGCAGATGGTTGGCACCATCCGTCCGAGATCAGGAAAATTGTGCCTTGCTGGACCAAAGAGACAGTTGTAGCACAGCTAATCACAGCCCCTGTAATGAAGCCAGCACAGAGTACACAAAAGGCAAACTTCTTGTAAGAAACTCACATATGGACAGCACCTGTGAGACCGTTACAAAAGTGAAAAAGTTTGAACCTGGAACTGGGATGCAGAGCAAAAAgagttcaaagaaaaaaatgaatgaaactaTATTTTGTTTGGTCTCTATCCCAGTTAAATCAGAATCAAATCTGCCAGATACAGATAGGAACAACAACATAACCCAGAGCCCTGATAAGAACGGGTTTGATAACAATGGGGCTTTGCAAGAACAAAGTCTCTTAAGTATGTCTTCAACTGACTTGGAGTTACAAGCTCTTACAGGAAGCATGACCAATAAAAATGAGTTACAAAAACAAGAGCTGTGGAGACCAGAAGAGTTCAAACAAATGAATGACCTCAGATTTATTCAGCCTGCAAAACACAGAGAGCTCAAATACTCTGGCTCCTGGCCAGGTGATCAGTACAAAGACCAGCAAACACAGACCAGTTTCTCTGAAGAGCCTAAAAACCCACAGATTTTCCATGGTACAAAGCCTGGGCAACCCAGCAGTAACAAACCACTGTCTCCAAAGCAACTAGGATGTACGGCATCCACAGCTGGGTCAAAACAGACAGGGTCACCTTCTGACGACAGAGGCTGCAGACAGGGTGCTTATGGCATGAAGGGGCAGATGTACCTCAGCCAGTCCAGCAACAGCGCATTTTCAAGAACTGCCACCTCCATCCCACAGGCCTCCTCACCAAAGGGCCACCAGAGCCAGCCCCTGCCTACCCAGGAGCGGGAAGCTGGCCTTCCTCCCAGGGCTGATGTAGTTAAGGCAGAAGCAGGAGCTCCTTGCAACAGTAAAGAGCTGTTTGGGCAGTTCCTTCTGAAGCCTGTCAGTCGCCGACCCTGGGATGCAATAAGCGAGCTAGAAAGTTTTAACAAGGAGCTGCAAGGGCAGGAAGAGAGCAtgagcagtgaggaagactTGGAAAGTGCAGGAGCTTCTCCACAGCCATGTGCCCTTCCACAGAGAAGGTCACCTAGAAATGGGAACCAAGAACCAAAACGTGGTGGGAAGTTGGAAACGGTTGTGCCAGAGGTGCCTGTATTTAAGTCAGGGAGAGTTAAAAGTAAGTCTGAAAGTTGGAGCACAGGGACAGAGCATGGCGCTGAGATGGACTGCGTTGGCTCTCAGTGCTCTTCGCAGCCAGGAGGGAGCAATGAAGGAGTCAGACCAGCAGATGGAAGTCTGATAACAGAAATGAGGACGGAGGAAGCCAAGAATAGAGCAAACAGCCAGCCAGTTCGCCCAGGACCTATCAAGAGATTCTTGTCCAGTAGCCCAAGCAGCTCCTACCATGGTAATCCTTTCAATAATCCTGTCTTACAGGAGATGAGCGAAGACCAAAATTATCTACACTTTGTTAAACTGAGCAAAGGTGCAGCTCCCCAGAATGATACAAAATTGGAGAGAGGCTCAGCAGTATGCTTGTCCTTAACTAAGAGGAACCAAGGGTGCTCTGAGCCAGATTTGAGGGCAGTGGGACTTGATACAGCCCCAGGACCTGGTGCTAGCAATTCTGATCACTCTTCAAATGCAAATTCAGTGGAAATCCCTGTGAATGAGTCCTTGCAGGCAAGAGCTGCAAGAATTTTAGGCATAGAAATAGCAGTGGAATCTCTCCTTCCAGATGACCACGTTGGGCCCCAGCCAGGCGCAAGGCCTGCAAGCGATGCCCACGACTTTGGGTCATCAGCAGAGAGTACTGTAAGtggcaaagaaggaaaaaaagacagttcTTATGAAGGCAGACGTAAGTGTGGTTGGACAGAGAGCGCTCTCTTTGTTGGAGAGAGGGACCGATCATTATACCCTGATGAATGCCAGACCACTCACCAGGAAGGCAGCAGTAAAATGTTAGTGAAGGAGCAAGCTTTTGAACAACCTGTGAGTCCCAGCCAAGGTGGAGACCAAAACTTGGTGTCCAAACCAACTGTGTGTCAGCACTCAGAAAAGAGAGTGAGGAGCACCTCAAAAGTGATAGAGACACTGCAAGGCAAGCTCACGTCTCCACCAAGCCGGACTGCCATGGATCGCTTAGTGCGAATGAAAGAAGTCGACTCTGTGTCCCGGATGAGACGTCTGAGCATAAAAAGTGCAGACTCAGGAGAGGAGGTGGATGAGGAGAAGCTGTCGAAGGTACATGAGGAGAGAGGAAGCAAACTGGCAACGTCAGGGGCTGTCTCCAAGCGTGTTAtctctctcagtgaaaatgGATATTTAGGTGGAATGGACAAGAAGAAAATCGACAGAGATTTTTCCTTAG
- the KIAA1462 gene encoding junctional protein associated with coronary artery disease isoform X2, translating to MFSVEDLLISHGYKLSKNPPASYENRYDGYRHEAAGNRSAQRTLNGFEADPRAAYCKKPLTKTNSSSTESSHGSQGRQAGPGYHHDLQGLSTFHTSEGGVYDRPQLAWPSQPKSDKDLAYWRRRGQDFSVLLGHSQKGGAEMQGLAAAHGAPRHPKDAQLKVGLSTEYVRRSGLPESCEGPGECKWQNLRTESWNQPKKVGRQMSDGDREKLLQELYSLTLGDDVLGSHNKGKSQSLPRVLLQESMRCVEMPSLTNSNNSLSVSKAPSYPSHRLTVESAKHHETGGHFLPLVKPKYGRPLKPPSYELQRQSRAPAETVGFQDHYQKDEPIPYLAKASEPRQDPCVQDPALEPPVYVPPPSYKSPPHHTASPHPLSEVPNNATYASSDQQDTAERAVACQRPAVNSVEMGAAPCKDNHLPPGKQSHLRRPADYLRSVQYIPFDDPRIRHIKIAPPGGLQDNIKYIDNAHSPSSGTLQERDLEVQCNSAFLDASHKSSSVKGERTSDSSAHSSRWLAPSVRDQENCALLDQRDSCSTANHSPCNEASTEYTKGKLLVRNSHMDSTCETVTKVKKFEPGTGMQSKKSSKKKMNETIFCLVSIPVKSESNLPDTDRNNNITQSPDKNGFDNNGALQEQSLLSMSSTDLELQALTGSMTNKNELQKQELWRPEEFKQMNDLRFIQPAKHRELKYSGSWPGDQYKDQQTQTSFSEEPKNPQIFHGTKPGQPSSNKPLSPKQLGCTASTAGSKQTGSPSDDRGCRQGAYGMKGQMYLSQSSNSAFSRTATSIPQASSPKGHQSQPLPTQEREAGLPPRADVVKAEAGAPCNSKELFGQFLLKPVSRRPWDAISELESFNKELQGQEESMSSEEDLESAGASPQPCALPQRRSPRNGNQEPKRGGKLETVVPEVPVFKSGRVKSKSESWSTGTEHGAEMDCVGSQCSSQPGGSNEGVRPADGSLITEMRTEEAKNRANSQPVRPGPIKRFLSSSPSSSYHGNPFNNPVLQEMSEDQNYLHFVKLSKGAAPQNDTKLERGSAVCLSLTKRNQGCSEPDLRAVGLDTAPGPGASNSDHSSNANSVEIPVNESLQARAARILGIEIAVESLLPDDHVGPQPGARPASDAHDFGSSAESTVSGKEGKKDSSYEGRRKCGWTESALFVGERDRSLYPDECQTTHQEGSSKMLVKEQAFEQPVSPSQGGDQNLVSKPTVCQHSEKRVRSTSKVIETLQGKLTSPPSRTAMDRLVRMKEVDSVSRMRRLSIKSADSGEEVDEEKLSKVHEERGSKLATSGAVSKRVISLSENGYLGGMDKKKIDRDFSLDTYDPTKVEKV from the exons ATGTTCAGTGTGGAGGATCTCCTGATTTCTCATGGATACAAATTGTCTAAAAATCCCCCTGCTTCCTATGAGAACAGATATGATGGATACCGGCATGAAGCTGCAGGGAACAGATCTGCTCAGAGGACGCTGAACGGCTTTGAAGCAGACCCCAGAGCTGCTTACTGCAAGAAGCCTCTGACAAAAACCAACTCgagcagcactgaaagcagcCATGGGAGCCAAGGGAGACAAGCAGGTCCTGGTTACCACCATGACCTTCAGGGTTTGTCCACTTTTCATACTTCAGAAGGGGG ggTTTATGACAGGCCTCAACTAGCATGGCCTTCCCAGCCCAAGAGTGATAAAGATCTGGCCTactggagaaggagagggcAGGACTTCAGCGTGCTTCTGGGCCACTCCCAAAAAGGAGGCGCAGAAATGCAAGGTTTGGCCGCGGCCCATGGGGCACCCAGGCACCCCAAGGATGCCCAGCTGAAagtggggctgagcacagagTACGTCAGGAGAAGCGGCTTGCCCGAGAGCTGTGAGGGGCCTGGGGAATGCAAATGGCAGAACTTGAGAACAGAAAGCTGGAACCAGCCAAAAAAGGTAGGAAGGCAAATGTCGGATGGTGACAGAGAGAAACTGCTCCAAGAGCTGTATTCGCTGACTCTGGGAGATGATGTCCTAGGCTCCCACAACAAAGGGAAATCGCAGTCCTTGCCTAGAGTCCTTCTGCAGGAGAGCATGAGGTGTGTGGAAATGCCCTCCCTAACCAACAGCAACAACTCCCTCAGCGTAAGTAAAGCCCCCTCCTATCCCTCACACAGACTGACTGTGGAATCGGCCAAGCACCATGAAACGGGAGgccatttccttcccctggtgaagcccAAGTATGGGAGACCTCTGAAGCCTCCATCCTATGAACTGCAGCGACAGAGCAGGGCACCTGCCGAAACTGTTGGTTTTCAGGACCACTACCAGAAGGATGAACCCATTCCCTATTTAGCCAAAGCAAGTGAGCCGAGGCAAGATCCTTGTGTTCAAGACCCTGCTTTGGAGCCCCCGGTCTATGTACCTCCTCCTTCTTACAAATCCCCACCTCACCATACCGCGAGCCCACATCCCCTCAGTGAAGTGCCTAACAATGCCACGTATGCCAGCAGTGATCAGCAGGACACTGCAGAGCGGGCTGTTGCCTGCCAACGACCAGCTGTGAACAGTGTTGAAATGGGGGCCGCACCTTGCAAAGACAACCATCTTCCTCCTGGGAAGCAAAGCCATTTGAGGCGCCCCGCTGACTACCTGCGTTCTGTTCAGTATATTCCCTTTGATGATCCTCGAATACGGCATATTAAAATTGCACCACCCGGAGGTCTGCAGGACAACATTAAATACATTGACAATGCACATAGTCCCAGTTCCGGTACTTTGCAAGAGAGAGATCTTGAAGTACAGTGCAACAGTGCCTTTTTGGATGCATCACACAAATCCAGTTCTGTAAAGGGAGAAAGAACTTCTGACAGCTCCGCCCACAGCAGCAGATGGTTGGCACCATCCGTCCGAGATCAGGAAAATTGTGCCTTGCTGGACCAAAGAGACAGTTGTAGCACAGCTAATCACAGCCCCTGTAATGAAGCCAGCACAGAGTACACAAAAGGCAAACTTCTTGTAAGAAACTCACATATGGACAGCACCTGTGAGACCGTTACAAAAGTGAAAAAGTTTGAACCTGGAACTGGGATGCAGAGCAAAAAgagttcaaagaaaaaaatgaatgaaactaTATTTTGTTTGGTCTCTATCCCAGTTAAATCAGAATCAAATCTGCCAGATACAGATAGGAACAACAACATAACCCAGAGCCCTGATAAGAACGGGTTTGATAACAATGGGGCTTTGCAAGAACAAAGTCTCTTAAGTATGTCTTCAACTGACTTGGAGTTACAAGCTCTTACAGGAAGCATGACCAATAAAAATGAGTTACAAAAACAAGAGCTGTGGAGACCAGAAGAGTTCAAACAAATGAATGACCTCAGATTTATTCAGCCTGCAAAACACAGAGAGCTCAAATACTCTGGCTCCTGGCCAGGTGATCAGTACAAAGACCAGCAAACACAGACCAGTTTCTCTGAAGAGCCTAAAAACCCACAGATTTTCCATGGTACAAAGCCTGGGCAACCCAGCAGTAACAAACCACTGTCTCCAAAGCAACTAGGATGTACGGCATCCACAGCTGGGTCAAAACAGACAGGGTCACCTTCTGACGACAGAGGCTGCAGACAGGGTGCTTATGGCATGAAGGGGCAGATGTACCTCAGCCAGTCCAGCAACAGCGCATTTTCAAGAACTGCCACCTCCATCCCACAGGCCTCCTCACCAAAGGGCCACCAGAGCCAGCCCCTGCCTACCCAGGAGCGGGAAGCTGGCCTTCCTCCCAGGGCTGATGTAGTTAAGGCAGAAGCAGGAGCTCCTTGCAACAGTAAAGAGCTGTTTGGGCAGTTCCTTCTGAAGCCTGTCAGTCGCCGACCCTGGGATGCAATAAGCGAGCTAGAAAGTTTTAACAAGGAGCTGCAAGGGCAGGAAGAGAGCAtgagcagtgaggaagactTGGAAAGTGCAGGAGCTTCTCCACAGCCATGTGCCCTTCCACAGAGAAGGTCACCTAGAAATGGGAACCAAGAACCAAAACGTGGTGGGAAGTTGGAAACGGTTGTGCCAGAGGTGCCTGTATTTAAGTCAGGGAGAGTTAAAAGTAAGTCTGAAAGTTGGAGCACAGGGACAGAGCATGGCGCTGAGATGGACTGCGTTGGCTCTCAGTGCTCTTCGCAGCCAGGAGGGAGCAATGAAGGAGTCAGACCAGCAGATGGAAGTCTGATAACAGAAATGAGGACGGAGGAAGCCAAGAATAGAGCAAACAGCCAGCCAGTTCGCCCAGGACCTATCAAGAGATTCTTGTCCAGTAGCCCAAGCAGCTCCTACCATGGTAATCCTTTCAATAATCCTGTCTTACAGGAGATGAGCGAAGACCAAAATTATCTACACTTTGTTAAACTGAGCAAAGGTGCAGCTCCCCAGAATGATACAAAATTGGAGAGAGGCTCAGCAGTATGCTTGTCCTTAACTAAGAGGAACCAAGGGTGCTCTGAGCCAGATTTGAGGGCAGTGGGACTTGATACAGCCCCAGGACCTGGTGCTAGCAATTCTGATCACTCTTCAAATGCAAATTCAGTGGAAATCCCTGTGAATGAGTCCTTGCAGGCAAGAGCTGCAAGAATTTTAGGCATAGAAATAGCAGTGGAATCTCTCCTTCCAGATGACCACGTTGGGCCCCAGCCAGGCGCAAGGCCTGCAAGCGATGCCCACGACTTTGGGTCATCAGCAGAGAGTACTGTAAGtggcaaagaaggaaaaaaagacagttcTTATGAAGGCAGACGTAAGTGTGGTTGGACAGAGAGCGCTCTCTTTGTTGGAGAGAGGGACCGATCATTATACCCTGATGAATGCCAGACCACTCACCAGGAAGGCAGCAGTAAAATGTTAGTGAAGGAGCAAGCTTTTGAACAACCTGTGAGTCCCAGCCAAGGTGGAGACCAAAACTTGGTGTCCAAACCAACTGTGTGTCAGCACTCAGAAAAGAGAGTGAGGAGCACCTCAAAAGTGATAGAGACACTGCAAGGCAAGCTCACGTCTCCACCAAGCCGGACTGCCATGGATCGCTTAGTGCGAATGAAAGAAGTCGACTCTGTGTCCCGGATGAGACGTCTGAGCATAAAAAGTGCAGACTCAGGAGAGGAGGTGGATGAGGAGAAGCTGTCGAAGGTACATGAGGAGAGAGGAAGCAAACTGGCAACGTCAGGGGCTGTCTCCAAGCGTGTTAtctctctcagtgaaaatgGATATTTAGGTGGAATGGACAAGAAGAAAATCGACAGAGATTTTTCCTTAG